Below is a genomic region from Gasterosteus aculeatus chromosome 2, fGasAcu3.hap1.1, whole genome shotgun sequence.
TTAGTTGTTTTTGCCTGATGACATTTTTACGCCATTGGGACAGCTGCTAACAATAACAGCTGCTCCTGTAATTCCTAAATTAAATACCAACAAACTACAAAACGTTGAAGGCAATATCAACACTAAAAAAACTTGTTGCGACTGTAAATGCTCAATACTGTTAAAGCGTCTGCTGGTGCATTACTTTTGGATTTATTGGTTCTTTCTGAAACAACTTGGGGTTTAATTCACGGCATTCATGGCATTTGACAGATGAATgctatataaaaaaacattgaaatattaaCAATTTTAGTACTTTCTTTGggtgtaaaaaatacaaatgctttaataaaccaataaatatAGAATTCTAGAATCTTTAAAAGAGTTATATTATATgtattgtatatatttacaaGACTCTTTCAGTATCGAGATAACTTCAACAACGGTTTGCTGGACAAATAGCAAATTTCAAAACATAACTCAAAAATGAATATATCCAAATAATGAAAAATTGAAATTAATGTAATATCTCATGTTATTTGTGAGGTCCTTCATATGAATCTGACTGCAGTTATCACTGTTTTTTTGCAATGATCACTGGCAGTTTATAGTGTGTCTATACTATGACGACTACTTTTTAATAtaatacatacaattatattgtATAAAGTTTAGATTATTGCATAAAGTATACTGTGCTGAATTATgctgaacaaaaacaagagactgcgtgtttcttttaaacttGACGACAATATTGAAAAAACAGGTGTGGTAAGCTCTGACAAAACACGGAGTAACCAGCTGTTGTGGTAAGTTCCCATGCCTGTGCctgacaataaaacaaacaaccacTACACAGTTCAGGGGTAGAAGGGAGAAGACAGCTGATGGCTAATAAAAACGACATACATAGTCACTGGTATTCAAAACCCCCCTTTTGTATTCTGCCAAACAACAAGAATAGAACGTGAGGAAAGCAGTCTGATAGTGCGGTCATTCTGCACTGTTCTAGAGAGTATCAGTACAGTTGCAGACCTGATGTTCTACTCCATTTGTACAGTTGtaataaatatttagaaatgcaCATCCTGAATTTGTTTCCCTTCAGGTTGAGAACTTGACAGAGGAACAGAAAAATGGTGAGGAAACAGCTACTGTAACTATTTATTCTTTATAACATATATGTTCTATATTTACCATCATATAACTAACCTTATAATACTTATGTCACTTAACTACAAGTATAACTACTACTGCTAacaatgtcatttttatttttacaatgttgtgaaacaatgaaaaaggCCGATGAAAAACCTTTTTCAAGGAACTTTTGGGGTATGaatttgtgtgtgaatgaggtACATTTCAcagcgtttttttctttcagctttTTTAAGAACACTGAGGGAACCAGCGACTAAATGTGGTTCCATGGCAATAAAAGGCATCTGCTTGCAAAGGTTGCATTCCTAAATGAGCCgctattttgaatacattatttgtatttttgaatgcTGGCGTGGACAAATTGggaaatcaaatgtttttttttgtttgtttgtccaaaacacaaatgttttaaattcatacaatcaaacaattgtttgtacataattcatttttttgaggGTGGCACTATATAATAATTTTTTACCAGAAATTGGAACAATGAACAGAGATGTTCAGAATCACAGATTTCTTTGTCACGGTTTTATTTCAGAACATTGATTCCTGTGTTTGTTGTTAGCAGTAACTGAAATCCCTGTCTCTTCTAGAGTTCAAGGCTGCATTTGACATCTTTATCCAGGATGCGgaagatgcagccatcagcacCAAAGAGTTGGGGAAGGTAATGAGAATGCTGGGACAGAATCCCACCCCTGAAGAGCTACAGGAGATGATTGATGAAGTGGATGAGGATGGTATGTCAGCCGGTCACATCGGGAGCATGTTTTGTCATATAATggaatacaattattttaaCAATATTAAATCAACTTTAGTGCATATTTAAGGAAAGGAAAATGGTCTTTGGAAGgtctaaaaacagcaaatatgaAATAAAGATATGCGCTATGTATTCACAGGAAGTGGTACAGTTGATTTTGATGAATTCTTGGTTATGATGGTCCGCTGCATGAAGGAGGAGAGCAAAGGAAAATCAGAAGAAGAATTGGCTGAACTGTTCCGTATGTTTGACAAGTAGGTTTCTAGTTTTTTTTCACACTACTCACAGCtacttaaacatttaaaaatacacatttcaagTTCAAGGTAAATATACTTTACTTGTGTAGCGCTTTCCTcatcttctgaccactcaaaagGTTCTAACACTTGTCCTCTGTCCCctattcacacactgatggcaGGGGCTACCATACAAGGTGCGCCAATCGCATGATATTATTCAGAACAAATACTACAGTAAGAAGAGCTTGGTGTTCGAGAGGATCGAAAGATTTTTCAGATGAGTATAAAACAAATTTTCTTAATCTTGTGTTGAGGAATGGAGATGGCTACATAGACTTAGAAGAGCTGAAGACCATGTTGGAGTCCACTGGAGAGGCCATCACAGAAGATGACATTGAGGAGCTGATGAAGGATGGGGACAAAAATAATGATGGAAAAATTGACTATGATGGTACGGGAGCTAGCACATTAGTAAAAAAATGGATACAAAGTGTGTCCTTCCGTGTTCAAATTTAAAGATTCAACAATTAATTTTGGTACAAACCAAATCCTCcaaactgaacaacgtaatacaTTGTTTGCTGTCAACTTGTGACAAAAGGTGGTACTctaataaagcaataaggtacgagaggctgtgtTCCGCTACACGTCAGGCTAACACCCTTGAACTCTAACATTGTCGACAATAAAGTACAGCCCCAaataccttattgcttttataatacggttgaAGGACACATTATAAACGGTAAGTGATTAGCTTCCTTCCAGCAAAAAATTGTTTTAGCCACCAAACGTCGTATCACATTTGAGAAGCCTAGAGAAAATGGTCCGTGTACATGTTGCTATGCCTCGTCCCCTACGCTACAGGGTTAACAgtttgaatgtgaaaaaaacaagtgaaatgtATAATTCA
It encodes:
- the LOC120829178 gene encoding troponin C, slow skeletal and cardiac muscles isoform X2, with translation MDDVYKAAVENLTEEQKNEFKAAFDIFIQDAEDAAISTKELGKVMRMLGQNPTPEELQEMIDEVDEDGSGTVDFDEFLVMMVRCMKEESKGKSEEELAELFRMFDKNGDGYIDLEELKTMLESTGEAITEDDIEELMKDGDKNNDGKIDYDEFLEFMKGVE
- the LOC120829178 gene encoding troponin C, slow skeletal and cardiac muscles isoform X1; its protein translation is MDDVYKAAVENLTEEQKNEFKAAFDIFIQDAEDAAISTKELGKVMRMLGQNPTPEELQEMIDEVDEDGSGTVDFDEFLVMMVRCMKEESKGKSEEELAELFRMFDKGYHTRNGDGYIDLEELKTMLESTGEAITEDDIEELMKDGDKNNDGKIDYDEFLEFMKGVE